The Etheostoma spectabile isolate EspeVRDwgs_2016 chromosome 24, UIUC_Espe_1.0, whole genome shotgun sequence genome contains a region encoding:
- the LOC116674198 gene encoding putative protein TPRXL: MMMATSALCSLIQRSHLQVLAEMGTSVSPVPAGAFLETSAHQVEHAEDGLPSASQRSKKSAPSTSGLGFSTNRSREESDTVQASTKKQKWNCEDSHNELAASTSSLGFSTKRSREENNTEEVSMKRQKWNCEDIHELAPSTSGLASYRSREDSHRESAPPAEDGLPSTSQRSKESAPSTSGLGSSTKRSREESNTVQVSMKKQKWNCEDSHDESSVLTSGLGSYMSREDTHRESAPSTSGLASQRSREDSYRESAPSTSGLASHKSREDSYMESAPSTSGLGSYRSREDRYRESAPSPFRKYWMGPFDYLRGTEDSDSD; the protein is encoded by the coding sequence ATGATGATGGCAACATCCGCCCTTTGCTCCCTCATCCAGCGTTCCCACCTACAAGTTTTGGCAGAGATGGGAacaagtgtctcccctgttccTGCTGGCGCTTTTTTGGAGACCTCTGCGCATCAAGTGGAACATGCTGAAGATGGTCTACCCTCAGCCTCTCAAAGGTCAAAAAAGTCTGCTCCTTCAACCTCAGGCCTTGGCTTCTCCACAAATAGAAGCAGGGAAGAGAGCGACACGGTGCAGGCAAGTACGAAAAAGCAGAAGTGGAATTGTGAGGACAGCCACAATGAGTTGGCGGCCTCGACTTCAAGCCTCGGCTTCTCCACAAAGAGGAGCAGGGAAGAGAACAACACAGAGGAGGTAAGTATGAAGAGGCAGAAGTGGAATTGTGAGGACATCCATGAGTTGGCTCCTTCGACTTCAGGCCTCGCCTCCTACAGGAGCAGGGAAGACAGCCACAGGGAATCAGCCCCCCCTGCTGAAGATGGTCTACCCTCAACCTCTCAAAGGTCAAAAGAGTCTGCTCCTTCAACCTCAGGCCTTGGCTCCTCCACAAAGAGAAGCAGGGAAGAGAGCAACACGGTGCAGGTGAGTATGAAAAAGCAGAAATGGAATTGTGAGGACAGCCATGATGAGTCATCGGTCTTGACTTCGGGCCTCGGGTCCTACATGAGCAGAGAAGACACCCACAGGGAGTCAGCCCCCTCCACTTCAGGCCTCGCTTCCCAGAGGAGCAGGGAAGACAGCTACAGGGAGTCAGCCCCCTCCACTTCAGGCCTCGCTTCCCACAAGAGCAGGGAAGACAGCTACATGGAGTCAGCCCCCTCCACTTCAGGCCTCGGCTCCTACAGGAGCAGGGAAGACCGCTACAGGGAGTCAGCCCCCTCCCCATTCAGGAAATACTGGATGGGCCCTTTTGATTACCTGAGAGGAACTGAAGACAGTGACTCTGATTAG